One segment of Babesia bigemina genome assembly Bbig001, chromosome : II DNA contains the following:
- a CDS encoding RWD domain containing protein, putative, protein MDESERAMEIEALSAIFIEGEELQIISENEVVITCDPRSQDGSHGCSMKLKFVLPEGYPAEESPSYEIVDELGITYEDKERILAVIEEVIEQNRGMPMLYPIVEAVNEQLATCATNAENGESESDNVDGEVEDGENGDETNQRDGMDTGLFLKQLCNEQDRVTKEIFDEWSKTFRLNMIKKGIWRDIDAGRNKGQMTGREIFESKSVVIDVDGMVHIQNCHWRSENENVFWNDEALYEGDCDEDALE, encoded by the exons ATGGATGAAAGCGAAAGGGCGATGGAAATAGAAGCTCTCTCCGCCATCTTCATAGAAGGAGAGGAGCTACAGATAATCAGCGAAAACGAAGTAGTGATAACATGCGACCCAAGATCGCAAGATGGATCTCACGGATGCTCAATGAAGCTCAAGTTTGTGCTCCCGGAGGGCTATCCAGCCGAAGAATCTCCATCCTACGAAATCGTAGACG AGCTCGGAATCACCTACGAAGACAAGGAAAGAATATTAGCAGTGATAGAAGAGGTCATAGAGCAGAATCGAGGCATGCCCATGCTCTATCCGATCGTAGAGGCTGTCAAC GAACAACTCGCGACGTGTGCTACGAACGCTGAAAACGGCGAATCGGAAAGTGACAACGTGGACGGGGAAGTTGAAGACGGGGAAAATGGCGATGAGACGAACCAGCGCGACGGTATGGACACAGGCCTCTTCCTCAAGCAACTGTGCAACGAACAG GACCGGGTGACGAAAGAAATATTCGACGAGTGGAGTAAAACCTTTAGACTGAATATGATCAAGAAGGGCATATGGCGCGATATTGACGCAGGACGCAACAAGGGACAAATGACCGGGAGGGAAATATTCGAGTCCAAATCAGTCGTTATCGATGTCGATGGTATGGTGCACATTCAAAACTGTCATTGGCGCTcagaaaacgaaaatgtgTTCTGGAACGACGAGGCACTCTATGAGGGAGATTGCGATGAGGACGCACTAGAATAA